A genomic segment from Glycine max cultivar Williams 82 chromosome 1, Glycine_max_v4.0, whole genome shotgun sequence encodes:
- the LOC100775733 gene encoding uncharacterized protein isoform X2 has product MEGNKQKGASSSFTSELFGSKESRPSSSSGIFGSIFSPPSSKVLGRESLRSEMSSKIANETWSSRIGIQDNFSKGYGSEAPNAVNKDMSSIYQDQRVQPCHLSSSIYYGGQDIYSNPQSTQNEGFNSMHRNDGGEDDSEFASRGDWWQGGLYY; this is encoded by the exons ATGGAAGGGAATAAGCAAAAGGgtgcttcttcttcattcacttctgaGCTCTTTGGGTCCAAAGAGTCTCGtccctcttcttcttctggGATTTTTGGGTCCATTTTTTCTCCTCCATCGTCTAag GTGTTAGGGAGAGAGTCTCTGCGCTCTGAAATGAGTAGCAAAATTGCCAATGAGACCTGGAGCTCCAGAATTGGTATTCAAG ATAACTTCTCCAAGGGCTATGGTAGCGAGGCTCCGAATGCCGTGAACAAGGATATGAGTTCCATCTATCAGGATCAAAGAGTTCAACCATGTCACCTTAGTTCATCAATTTATTATGGTGGCCAGGACATCTATTCAAATCCTCAGAGTACACAGAATGAGGGATTCAACTCTATG CACAGGAATGATGGAGGAGAAGATGATTCAGAATTTGCTTCAAGAGGAGACTGGTGGCAAG GGGGTCTCTATTATTAA
- the LOC100775733 gene encoding uncharacterized protein isoform X1, which produces MEGNKQKGASSSFTSELFGSKESRPSSSSGIFGSIFSPPSSKVLGRESLRSEMSSKIANETWSSRIGIQDNFSKGYGSEAPNAVNKDMSSIYQDQRVQPCHLSSSIYYGGQDIYSNPQSTQNEGFNSMQHRNDGGEDDSEFASRGDWWQGGLYY; this is translated from the exons ATGGAAGGGAATAAGCAAAAGGgtgcttcttcttcattcacttctgaGCTCTTTGGGTCCAAAGAGTCTCGtccctcttcttcttctggGATTTTTGGGTCCATTTTTTCTCCTCCATCGTCTAag GTGTTAGGGAGAGAGTCTCTGCGCTCTGAAATGAGTAGCAAAATTGCCAATGAGACCTGGAGCTCCAGAATTGGTATTCAAG ATAACTTCTCCAAGGGCTATGGTAGCGAGGCTCCGAATGCCGTGAACAAGGATATGAGTTCCATCTATCAGGATCAAAGAGTTCAACCATGTCACCTTAGTTCATCAATTTATTATGGTGGCCAGGACATCTATTCAAATCCTCAGAGTACACAGAATGAGGGATTCAACTCTATG caGCACAGGAATGATGGAGGAGAAGATGATTCAGAATTTGCTTCAAGAGGAGACTGGTGGCAAG GGGGTCTCTATTATTAA
- the LOC106799726 gene encoding uncharacterized protein yields MAARNERERLLTQALNNLAQVMANQGGGGGATMYHGLDRFQRNNPPTFKGGYDPEGAEAWLREIEKIFRVMECQDHQKVLFATHMLADEAEYWWENTRPRLEGAGGAVVPWGTFRQTFLEKYFPEDVKNRKEMEFLELK; encoded by the coding sequence ATGGCTGCGAGAAATGAGCGAGAACGACTTCTTACCCAGGCCTTGAACAACTTGGCGCAAGTTATGGCCAATCAGGGAGGCGGTGGAGGAGCAACTATGTACCATGGTTTAGATCGCTTTCAGAGGAACAACCCACCTACCTTCAAAGGGGGTTATGATCCTGAGGGTGCTGAGGCTTGGCTGAGGGAGATTGAGAAGATCTTCCGGGTGATGGAATGTCAGGACCATCAGAAGGTGTTGTTTGCTACTCACATGCTAGCAGATGAGGCAGAATATTGGTGGGAGAACACTCGCCCACGTTTGGAGGGAGCAGGTGGTGCTGTTGTTCCATGGGGAACTTTTAGACAGACTTTTCTGGAGAAGTATTTTCCAGAAGATGTGAAGAATAGAAAGGAGATGGAGTTCCTTGAGCTTAAATAA